AGAGGGACGCCCCCGCATCGGTGCCGCAGGCACCGGCCCCACGGCCCGCACGGACGCCGTCCCGGTCACGCCCCGCGCCCCGCCGTGCCCCGCCGCCCGCACGGCGTCGCCCAGCACGCCGGCGTCCCCGGCCGGCCCGGCCGGCGGTTCAGCGGACGCCCCGCTCCCGCTCCTCCACGGCGGAGTTGTACGCCGCCACCTGCGCGCGCCGGGCCGTGCGCTCCACCGGCCGCAGCGCCTCCGCCCGGGCCGCCATCTCGGCGGAGCTGACCGCACCGCCGTGCCCGCTGCCGTGCGCCAGGGACACCAGCAGTCCCACCCGCCGCGCCAGCTCCAGCACCCGCACCGCGCGCGGCGGGTACCCCGGCGCCAGCACCTCCCGCCCGGTCGCCCCGGCGCGCGCCCGGTACGCGTCGATCGCCGCCTCCGCCACCGGCCCCGAGGCGGCGACGTCCAGCCTGGACAACGCCTCGGTCGCCTCCCTCAGGGCCTGGGCCAGCTCCCGCTCCGCCTCGCCCAGCGAGGGCACGTCGGCGGGCGGCGCCTCCCGCACCGGCAGCACGTGCCACACCACCTCGGTGTGCACGTCACCCGCGGGCCCCGCCTCGGACACCTGCGGCACCAGCCCGAGCGCGGCACCGAAGCAGACCACCGCCTCCCCGGCCTCCAGCGCCCGCGCGTTGAACTGCGGCGGCCCGCTCAGCCCCAGCGGATGCCCCGGCGCGGGCAGCGCCATCCGCAGACCGCTCACGCCCAGTGTCCGCAGCCGGCCCAGTGCCAGCGTGAGCCCCACCTGCGCCGGCTCACCCGGCAGTCCCTCCACCCGGTGCACCGCGTCCTCACCCACGACGGCGAGCACGGCGTCATCCGGCGAGACGAATCCCCCCAGAAGGGAATTCCCCCAAGCGACAAGGCGTCCTGAACGCGGTTCCGAGAGCATGCCCCCACCCTAAGGACCGGACCGATGGAATGGAGCCGGGCGCCCGTGGCGTAGATTTCATATGGGCTGCGCCCGTGGGCGCGGCGGACCCGAGCCACAGGCGTACGCGACAGCCGGGAACGGCCACACTGCAAGGGGAGACAACGCGCTCATGAGCGATGTTCTGGAGCTTCAGGACGTATCCGTGGTCCGCGAGGGCCGGGCTCTGGTGGACCAGGTCTCCTGGTCGGTCAAGGAGGGCGAGCGCTGGGTCATCCTCGGCCCCAACGGCGCCGGCAAGACCACCCTCCTGAACGTCGCGTCGAGCTACCTCTTCCCCAGCAAGGGCACCGCGACCATCCTGGGCGAGACCCTCGGCAGGCCCGGCACCGACGTCTTCGGGCTGCGCCCCCGCATCGGCGTGGCCGGCATCGCCCTGGCCGACAAGCTCCCCAAGCGCCAGACCGTCCTGCAGACCGTCCTCACCGCGGCCTACGGCATGACCGCCGCCTGGCAGGAGGAGTACGAGGACATCGACGAGCGGCGCGCCCGCGCCTTCCTCGACCGCCTCGGCATGAGCGACTACCTCGACCGCCGCTTCGGCACCCTCTCCGAGGGCGAGCGCAAGCGCACCCTGATCGCCCGCGCCCTGATGACCGACCCCGAGCTGCTCCTCCTGGACGAGCCCGCCGCCGGCCTCGACCTCGGAGGCCGGGAGGACCTGGTCCGCCGCCTCGGCCGGCTCGCCCGCGACCCCATCGCGCCCTCGATGATCATGGTCACCCACCACGTCGAGGAGATCGCCCCCGGCTTCACCCACGTCCTCATGATCCGTCAGGGCAAGGTCCTCGCCGCGGGCCCGATCGAGCTGGAGCTCACCTCCCGCAACCTCTCCCACTGCTTCGGCCTCCCGCTCGTCGTGGAGCAGGCCGGCGACCGCTGGACCGCGCAGGGCCTGCCCCTGTCCTGACTCGTTCCGTACGGTGCGCGCCCTGTCCGCGGCCCCGGCCGCGGTCCTACCATGACCCCGTGAACGACATCGACGCATGGGTGTGGTGGCTCATCGGCGCGGCGGCGCTCGGAATCCCGCTCGTGGCCACCGCCCTGCCGGAATTCGGGATGCTCGCGGTGGGAGCCGTCGCGGCCGCCGTCACCGCCGGTCTCGGCCTCGGCGCCGTCGTCCAGGTGCTGGCCTTCGTCCTGGTCTCGGTCGCCCTCATCGCCGTCGTCCGGCCCATCGCGGCCCGGCACGGCGCCCAGCGACCCCGGCTCGCCACCGGCGTCGACGCGCTGAAGGGCAGGCAGGCCGTCGTCCTGGAACGCGTCGACGGCTCCGGCGGACGCATCAAGCTCGCGGGAGAGGTCTGGTCGGCCCGCTCCCTCGACACCGGCCGCGCCTACGAAGTGGGCCAGGAGGTGGACGTCGTCGACATCGAAGGAGCCACCGCGCTCGTCCTTTGAGTCGTCCTGCCCGACCTCGCGACACCCAACTGCACGGAATCGTTCACGAGTTGCGCGACGGTCTGTCAGACTCGACCAGCAAGATCTTCGACAGCCACAGGATCTGCCGAAGGCGCCGAGGCGGAGAGGGGTACGGGGAACACGATGGAACCGGTCATCATCGTCCTGGTCATTCTGGTGGTGTTGGTCTTCATCGCCCTGATCAAGACCATCCAGGTCATCCCACAGGCCAGCGCGGCCATCGTCGAGCGCTTCGGCCGCTACACGCGGACCCTGAACGCGGGCCTGAACATCGTGGTCCCGTTCATCGACACCATCCGCAACCGCATCGACCTGCGCGAACAGGTCGTGCCGTTCCCGCCCCAGCCGGTGATCACCCAGGACAACCTGGTCGTGAACATCGACACGGTCATCTACTACCAGGTCACCGACGCCCGGGCCGCGACCTACGAGGTCGCCAGCTACATCCAGGCCATCGAGCAGCTCACCGTCACCACCCTGCGCAACATCATCGGCGGCATGGACCTGGAGCGCACCCTGACCTCCCGCGAGGAGATCAACGCGGCCCTGCGCGGCGTCCTCGACGAGGCCACCGGCAAGTGGGGCATCCGCGTCAACCGCGTGGAACTCAAGGCCATCGAGCCGCCGACCTCCATCCAGGACTCGATGGAGAAGCAGATGCGCGCCGACCGTGACAAGCGCGCCGCGATCCTCACCGCCGAAGGCACGCGCCAGGCGGCCATCCTGACCGCCGAGGGCGAGAAGCAGTCCCAGATCCTGCGCGCCGAGGGTGAGGCCAAGGCCGCCGCCCTGCGCGCCGAGGGTGAGGCCCAGGCGGTCCGCACGGTCTTCGAGGCGATCCACGCCGGCGACCCGGACCAGAAGCTCCTGTCCTACCAGTACCTGCAGATGCTCCCCAAGATCGCCGAAGGCGACGCCAACAAGCTCTGGATCGTCCCCAGCGAGATCGGCGACGCCCTCAAGGGCCTGTCCGGCGCGATGGGCAACTTCGGCCCGATGGGCGGAGGGTCCGGCAACAGCGGCCCGTCGGCGAACGGCGGGGGCACGGAGCGCCGCGAGAAGCCGCAGATCGACTGACGTCGGCCACACCGCCCCGGACACCACCCCGCGCCCCGAAGGCGCGGGGTGGTGCGCGACCGGCCGCACCCGGGCGAAAGGCCCCGGATGTATTGACCACAAGCGTTGTTGACAACGGACAGACGACTCGATTGCCTGTCACAGGCATACGATCCGACTCGCTGCTGTGGGCCCGACCCAGCGGCCGGTGTTTGCATCGCCGGTGTTTGCATCGATGGTGCCGGTGCTCAGGCGGTCGTGCTCTGCATGTGGGTGTCCGCTTGTGCGTTGTGCGCGGCTGCGATCGCGCAAGCGGCGCGTACGAAGGCGGCGACGGCCGGGGAACGGGCTTCCTGGGGCCAGGCAACGGCCAGTGTGCAGTTCGGCAGGTCACTGACCGGCCGGTAGGCAACCCCAGGGCGCGGGTTGCGTCGGGCGACTGAGGTGGGTGCGAAGAACACGATGCTGCCCGTCTCGACGAGACTGAAGATCTCCGACAGGTTGGAGGCCTGTCTTGTCGCCCCGGATGGGGACGGCGCGGTTTGGCCGTCCTCGGCCGGCGCGCCGTTGGGGAGGTTCCGGCCGGCCAGGTCGGCCAGGCACAACTGGGTACGGGCGGCCAGTGGGTCGGTGGCGGCCATCGCGACCAGGACCGGCTCGGTCAGCAGCGGTTCACTGTCCAGCCCTCGGTCATCCACGGGGCGGAGCATGAGTGCCACATCGGCGAGGCCGTCGCGCAGTGCCTGGGGTTGATCGCCGAACCCTCCGAGGACCAGTTCGGGGGGCAAAGCTGCGGGGTCGGTGCCGTACGCGTCCAGGATCTGCGGCAGCAGGCCGCCGTCGATGTCGGCCTTGAGGGCGATCCGCAGCCGGGGCGAGGCGCTGCCTGCGTGCCGGGCCCGGTGGGCGGCGGCGGTGACCGCCTCCAGGGCCGTCCTGGCGCCGCGCAGCAGGACCTCTCCGGCACTAGTGAGTTTCACCTGCCGGGTGGTCCGCTCGAACAGTGTCACGCCGAGCTGTCGTTCAAGGTCGCGGATCGTGCGGGACAGCGGGGGCTGCGCCATGCCCAGCCGATCGGCGGCCCGCCCGAAGTGCAGTTCCTCCGCGACCGCGACAAAGTAGCGGAGCTGCCGCACCTCCAGATCATTCATACCTCCAGGGTATCAACAGCAACCAAGGTGGTCCTTCACCCGCACCGTTGCGCGAGGTTCACTCGAAAGCGACCGCCCGGCACGCCCCCTGGGATTCGCCGCCGACCGCCACGCATGGAGGCACTCATGATCGTTATTACTACGCCGACCGGTGACATCGGCCGACAGGTCCTGGACCGGGTTCTGGACAGCGGTGAACCGGTGCGGGTGATCGCCCGCGATTCCTCCCGCCTCGCGGAGCACGTGCGCGCGCAGGCGGAGGTGGTGGAGGGCTCACACGCCGACGCGGACACGATCGCGAAGGCGCTGGAGGGCGCTGACCGCCTGTTCTGGCTCGTGCCCCCGGCCGGCTTCCGGGACGCCGGCCCCGCCGGGAGCTACTACCTGGACTTCACTCGGGCCGCCGCCCAGGAAGCCGCAAGCCGGGGCGTGCGGATGGTGCACGTCACCTCCCTGGGCCACGGATACAACGGCGCGTCCGGCCTGCTGTCGGCCGCGCTCGACATGGACGAGCTGATCGAGAGCACCGGCGTGCAGTGCCGGGCGCTGGCGCTGCCGTTCTTCATGGAGAACGTCCTCCACCATGCCCAGCCGATCGCACAGCAGGGCGTGTTCTCCATGGCGAACGCCGCGGACCGGCCGTTGCTGACCGTCGCCACCCAGGACGTGGCCGCCGCCGCGGCAGACCTTCTGCTGGACACCACCTGGAACGGTCAGGCCCGCGTTCCCCTGGTCAGCCCGGACAGCCTGACCCCCGACGCCATGGCCGAGATCATCACCGAAACCCTGGGCCGCACGGTGCGCTACCAGCAGGTGCCGCTCGCGGACTTCCAGGACCGGATGGTGCAGCGCGGCGCGAGCCCTTCGCTGGCCCAGGACATGGCCGACATGGTCAACGCGCAGAACAACGGCATTTACGACGCCGAACCGCGCGACCCGGCCTCCGCCACCGCAACCGACTTCCGCCAGTGGTGCCAGAACGTCCTGAAGCCGGCCGTCCAGTCCTGACCGGCACGCCGGTCAGTGCCCGGCGCAGCCGCCTCATCCGGCACCGGAGGAAGCGGCCCCGCACACCACCATCGGGCGATGCCGCCCCTCCAAATGATCAATAGGATCGCGTGCCGCGACCGGGACGTTCGCCAGAGCGTCCCGGTCGCGGTCTGCTCTCCAGATCCTCACACCCCCAGAGGCGCAGGTGCCCCACCCCAATGCACGGCTGACGGTCCGCGGCAGGCGTCTCCTCGTTGAGCGAGTCCGCGGCGGTAGGCCCGTCGCCCATGTCGCCGATGAGATGGGCATTTCTCGCGCCACCGCCCACAAATGGGTCCGGCGCTGGCGAACCGAAGGCGACGCGGGGTTGTACGACCGCTCCAGCCGCCCGCCGACGACACCGCACCGCACCCCCGCCGACATCGAGAGCCGCATCTGCGAGCTCCGGCGCGAACGCAGGCTCGGCCCCGCACGTATCGGTCCGATCCTGTCCATGCCCGCCTCGACAGTCCATCGCGTTCTCACCCGCCACCAGCTGAACCGGCTGCGCTGGATGGACCGGCCCACCGGCCAGGTCATTCGCCGTTACGAGCGCGAGCGTCCTGGCGGACTGGTACACGTCGACATCAAGAAGCTCGGCAACATCCCCGACGGCGGAGGCCGCCGGATTGTGCCTCGCCAGCAGGCCGCCACCAACCGGCAGGCCACGACCGACGCGCGCAAGGGCGGTAGTCCCGTGATCGGCTACAGCTTCGTCCACACCGCCGTCGACGATCACTCCCGGCTCGCATGCAGCGAGGTCCTGACCGACGAACGCAAGGAGACTGCGGCCTCCTTCTGGGAGCGCGCGAACGCCTTCTTCTCCGCGCACGGCATCACCGTCGAGCGCGTCCTAACCGACAACGGCTCCTGCTACGGATCCCGGCTGTTTGCCCAGACGCCCGGCGCCGCCGGAATCGTCCATAAGCGCACGCGACCCTGTCGCCCGCAGACGAGCGGCAAGGTCGAGCGCCTGAAGCGCACTCCGCTCGGCGAATGGGCGTACGTTCGCCCGTACTCCGGCAACGCCGAACGCACCGAGGCTCTGGCGGACTTCCTCCATACCTACAACTACCACCGGTGCCACACCGCACTGGATGGCCGACCACCCGTCAGACGCGTCAACAACTCTGCGGATCAATACACCTAGAAGGCTGATGAAGGTGTTGGGTTCTGGCCCTGCCGCGTCAGTGGCAGGGCCAGACTCGTCATCAGGAACTGCGGTGCGACCTGCGGTGGAAGGCGGCCTGCGGGCTGGGCCTGCACGACATGGCCTTCGACCCGTCGCTGCTGGCCTGCTTCCGCCGCCGGCCGGCCCGTTCCGCCCGCCCGAACCGTGTTTTCGACGCCGTGCGCGAGGTCGTGAAGGCCACCGGCGTTCTCAAGGGCAAGCACCGCGGGGCGCTGGACTCCACCGTGCTGGACGACGCGGTCGCCACCCAGGACACCGTCACCCAGCTCATCGCCGCCGTCCGCGCCGTCCGCCACCGACCCCGGCTGGCAGGCCGCCTACCGCCGCCGGCGGCCCCCGGTCGAACGCGCCGTCGCCCGGCTCGTCCACCACGGCAACCGGCGCCTGCGCTACCGCGGCACCCGTAGGAACGACACCTGGCTCCACACCCGAGCCGCCGCCCTCAACCTCCGCCGACCGATCAACCTCGGACTCACCCGCATCGACGGAACCTGGACGATCAACCCAGCCACCGCAGAGACCGAGGGGCCCCGGCCTGCGGCCGGCTGGCCCCTCACCAAGATCTTCACGAGCCTCCTAGGCGGCGTCCCGCGCCAGCCACTCCGGCAGCGCCGGGAACCCCTCGCGTCCCAGGGACAGCAGCACCGCGTCGGTGGGCGTCGGCTCGAAGGGCTGCCGGAGCAGCGTCATCCCCGCCTCCTCCGGGGTCCGGTCCGCCTTGCGGTGGTTGTCCTGCGCGCACGCGGCCACCGTGTTCAGCCACGTGTCCCGCCCGCCCCGCGCCCGCGGCACGACGTGGTCCACGGTCGTCGCCCGGCCCCCGCAGTACGCGCACCGGTGCCGGTCCCTGACCAGCACACCGCGCCTCGACCACGGCGCTCGTCTTTGGAACGGCACCCGTACGTACCGGCACAGCCTGATCACCCGGGGCGCGGGTATGTCCACGTCCGCGCCGCGCAGCCGCAGTTCGGGGTGGGCCTGCTCGACGACGGCCTTGTCCTGGAGCACCAGGACGACGGCCCGGTTCAGCGTCACCGTCGACAGCGGTTCGAAGCTCGCGTTCAGAACCAGCGTGTCCCGCATGGAGCCCACCTCCCGTGTGCACTCGCCCGCCCCCCGGCGGACCCGGATCAACTCTGGACGGGCGCGCCGGGATGGACAACGCAATAAAAACTGCCCGCCTCCGATCACTTCCAGGACCGGAGGCGGGCAGACGTTCGGTGAACGCTCGGCTCGATCAGCCTTCCCCGGGGTTCTCGTACTCCCCGACGAGCTGGGCCCGCGCGATGGTGCGGAACCGCAGGTTGAAGCCGACCACGGCCGGAGAGGCGTCCGAGTCCGGGCCCAGCTTCTCCTGGTCCACCGCGTAGACCGTGAAGACGTACCGGTGCGGGCCGTCCCCGGGCGGCGGGGCGGCGCCGCCGAAGTCCTTCGTCCCGTAGTCGTTCCGCGCGTGCACCGCGCCCTCGGGCAGGCCCTCGAACCCGCCGCTGCCCGCACCGGCCGGCAGCTCCGTCACCGAGGCCGGGATGTCGAACACCACCCAGTGCCAGAACCCGCTGCCGGTCGGCGCGTCGGGGTCGTAGCACGTCACGGCGAAACTCCTGGTCTCCGCGGGGAAGCCCTCCCACCGCAGGTGCGGCGAGGTGTTCCCCTCCGCCTGGACCTGGGCGCCCTTGAGCGTCGCCCCCTCCTCGACGTCCGCACTCGTCACCGTGAACGACGGCACGGGCGGATGGAAGTCGTGGGGGAGCGGCCGCCGCTTGAGCTCGGTCACCTCGGTACCTCCTGATCGATCAACGGAATCAGTGGGTCCCGAGCCTAGAACCAGTTCCGCCTGCTGCCGACCTCGGACAGCCACTGGTTCAGGTACGCCGCCCAGTCGGTCCCGTGGAAGTCGTGCAGACCGACCTGGAAGGACCGGTAGGTGTCCGAGCCCTCGCCGAACAGACCCGGCTTCTTGTCCATCTCCAGCACGACGTCCATCGCGTGCTCGTCGGCCACGAAGCTCAGCTCGACCTGGTGCAGACCCCGGTACTGCGACGGCGGGAAGAACTCGATCTCCTGGTAGAACGGCAGCCGCTGCCGGGTGCCCCGGATGTGGCCGCGCTCCATGTCCGCGTTCTTGAAGCGGAAGCCGAGCTGGACGAAGGCGTCCAGGATCGCCTGCTGCGCCGGCAGCGGATGCACGTTGATCGGGTCCAGGTCGGAGGAGTCCACCGCACGGGCGATCTGCAGCTCGGTGGTCACACCGATGTGCATCCCGCGCAGCGCCTGGCCGTCGATCATCGTCACCGGCGTCTCCCACGGGATCTCCAGGCCGAACGGCACGGCGTGCACCGCCCCGGCCTGCAGCTCGAAGGCACCACCGAGGCGCACCTTGGTGAACTCGATGCTCTGCTTGTACTCCTCGTCGCCGCTCTCCACCTCGACCCGGGCCTGCAGGCCGACGGACAGCCCCTCGATGTCCTGGTTCACCGACCCGCCCTGGATCCGCACCTCACCCTGGACGACACCGCCCGGCACGACGTTGTCCTCGGTCAGCACCGTCTCGACCGAGGCACCGCCGGCCCCGAGGCTCGCGAGCAGCTTCTTGAACGCCATGACACTCCCTTTGAGAATGGACCCTCGACCCCTACGAACGCGATCCGGCCGCGACCGGTTCCGTCCCCGTCCCCGTCCCGCCCCGCCTCAACTACCCTCGGACGGCATGATCGCGCCCACGGACCGTACGCCACTGCCCCGGGAGTTCTTCGACCGCCCCGTGCTGGAGGTCGCTCCCGACCTCCTCGGCCGCACCCTGGTCCGGACGACCCCCGACGGCCCGATCGCCGTCCGCCTCACCGAGGTCGAGGCCTACGACGGCCCGAACGACCCCGGCTCGCACGCCTACCGGGGCCGCACCGCCCGCAACGCGGTGATGTTCGGACCGCCCGGACACGTGTACGTCTACTTCACCTACGGCATGTGGCACTGCATGAACCTGGTGTGCGGCCCCGAGGGCCGGGCGAGCGCGGTCCTGCTCCGCGCCGGCGAGATCGTCGAGGGCGCCGAGCTGGCCCGCACCCGTCGGCTCTCGGCCCGGAACGACAAGGAACTGGCCAAAGGCCCGGCCCGTCTCGCCACCGCCCTGGCGATCGACCGTGCCCTCGACGGCACGGACGCGTGCGCACCCGGGGAAACCCCGCTGCGGATACTGACCGGCACCGCCGTCCCCGCCCGGCAGGTACGGAGCGGCCCGCGCACCGGGGTGGCCGGCGAGGGCGGAAGCGGCGACCTCCACCCGTGGCGCTTCTGGGTGGCCGACGACCCGACGGTCAGCCCGTACCGCGCCCATGCGCCGAGGCGGCGCCGGAGTTGACTCGCTCTTGGGAGACGCGTAATGTAGTCCGAGCCGCTGAACCGGGTACGGCGATCGCCTGCAGCCGGAGCGGCCAACCCACTACCTAGCTCCACCCCTCAGCGGGGTCGGTTCCGACGCGTCCGCGCGCCCGAAATCGAATCCGCGGGACTCGATTATGAGTTGTCGAGGGAATCCGCTAGCGTAGTGAATGTCGAAAGGCCGACGGGCGAAAGCCCGAAGGCTTTGAGACTTCCCGCCGACCGGGAATCAGACCCCGAAAAGGATCTGGTAGAGTCGGAGACGCAGGACCGAAGGGAAGCGCCCGGAGGAAAGCCCGTGAGGGTGAGTACGAAGGAAGCGTCCGTTCCTTGAGAACTCAACAGCGTGCCAAAAGTCAACGCCAGATATGTTGATACCCCGTCCGTCGGAGGTTGTTTTCCGATGGTCGAGGTTCCTTTGAAGTAGACACAGCGAGGACGCTGTGAACGGCTGGGCTTATTCCGCCCGGCTGTTCCGCTCTCGTGATGTGTGCACCGGATGTGCTGGTTGCATGGTCCGGGGTGAGCATTCACGGAGAGTTTGATCCTGGCTCAGGACGAACGCTGGCGGCGTGCTTAACACATGCAAGTCGAACGATGAACCTCTTTCGGGAGGGGATTAGTGGCGAACGGGTGAGTAACACGTGGGCAATCTGC
This is a stretch of genomic DNA from Streptomyces sp. TG1A-8. It encodes these proteins:
- a CDS encoding DNA-3-methyladenine glycosylase, with protein sequence MIAPTDRTPLPREFFDRPVLEVAPDLLGRTLVRTTPDGPIAVRLTEVEAYDGPNDPGSHAYRGRTARNAVMFGPPGHVYVYFTYGMWHCMNLVCGPEGRASAVLLRAGEIVEGAELARTRRLSARNDKELAKGPARLATALAIDRALDGTDACAPGETPLRILTGTAVPARQVRSGPRTGVAGEGGSGDLHPWRFWVADDPTVSPYRAHAPRRRRS
- a CDS encoding HNH endonuclease, coding for MRDTLVLNASFEPLSTVTLNRAVVLVLQDKAVVEQAHPELRLRGADVDIPAPRVIRLCRYVRVPFQRRAPWSRRGVLVRDRHRCAYCGGRATTVDHVVPRARGGRDTWLNTVAACAQDNHRKADRTPEEAGMTLLRQPFEPTPTDAVLLSLGREGFPALPEWLARDAA
- a CDS encoding NfeD family protein → MNDIDAWVWWLIGAAALGIPLVATALPEFGMLAVGAVAAAVTAGLGLGAVVQVLAFVLVSVALIAVVRPIAARHGAQRPRLATGVDALKGRQAVVLERVDGSGGRIKLAGEVWSARSLDTGRAYEVGQEVDVVDIEGATALVL
- a CDS encoding ABC transporter ATP-binding protein codes for the protein MSDVLELQDVSVVREGRALVDQVSWSVKEGERWVILGPNGAGKTTLLNVASSYLFPSKGTATILGETLGRPGTDVFGLRPRIGVAGIALADKLPKRQTVLQTVLTAAYGMTAAWQEEYEDIDERRARAFLDRLGMSDYLDRRFGTLSEGERKRTLIARALMTDPELLLLDEPAAGLDLGGREDLVRRLGRLARDPIAPSMIMVTHHVEEIAPGFTHVLMIRQGKVLAAGPIELELTSRNLSHCFGLPLVVEQAGDRWTAQGLPLS
- a CDS encoding IS481 family transposase, whose translation is MPHPNARLTVRGRRLLVERVRGGRPVAHVADEMGISRATAHKWVRRWRTEGDAGLYDRSSRPPTTPHRTPADIESRICELRRERRLGPARIGPILSMPASTVHRVLTRHQLNRLRWMDRPTGQVIRRYERERPGGLVHVDIKKLGNIPDGGGRRIVPRQQAATNRQATTDARKGGSPVIGYSFVHTAVDDHSRLACSEVLTDERKETAASFWERANAFFSAHGITVERVLTDNGSCYGSRLFAQTPGAAGIVHKRTRPCRPQTSGKVERLKRTPLGEWAYVRPYSGNAERTEALADFLHTYNYHRCHTALDGRPPVRRVNNSADQYT
- a CDS encoding LysR family transcriptional regulator; protein product: MNDLEVRQLRYFVAVAEELHFGRAADRLGMAQPPLSRTIRDLERQLGVTLFERTTRQVKLTSAGEVLLRGARTALEAVTAAAHRARHAGSASPRLRIALKADIDGGLLPQILDAYGTDPAALPPELVLGGFGDQPQALRDGLADVALMLRPVDDRGLDSEPLLTEPVLVAMAATDPLAARTQLCLADLAGRNLPNGAPAEDGQTAPSPSGATRQASNLSEIFSLVETGSIVFFAPTSVARRNPRPGVAYRPVSDLPNCTLAVAWPQEARSPAVAAFVRAACAIAAAHNAQADTHMQSTTA
- a CDS encoding NmrA family NAD(P)-binding protein; this translates as MIVITTPTGDIGRQVLDRVLDSGEPVRVIARDSSRLAEHVRAQAEVVEGSHADADTIAKALEGADRLFWLVPPAGFRDAGPAGSYYLDFTRAAAQEAASRGVRMVHVTSLGHGYNGASGLLSAALDMDELIESTGVQCRALALPFFMENVLHHAQPIAQQGVFSMANAADRPLLTVATQDVAAAAADLLLDTTWNGQARVPLVSPDSLTPDAMAEIITETLGRTVRYQQVPLADFQDRMVQRGASPSLAQDMADMVNAQNNGIYDAEPRDPASATATDFRQWCQNVLKPAVQS
- a CDS encoding YbhB/YbcL family Raf kinase inhibitor-like protein; protein product: MTELKRRPLPHDFHPPVPSFTVTSADVEEGATLKGAQVQAEGNTSPHLRWEGFPAETRSFAVTCYDPDAPTGSGFWHWVVFDIPASVTELPAGAGSGGFEGLPEGAVHARNDYGTKDFGGAAPPPGDGPHRYVFTVYAVDQEKLGPDSDASPAVVGFNLRFRTIARAQLVGEYENPGEG
- a CDS encoding SPFH domain-containing protein, whose amino-acid sequence is MEPVIIVLVILVVLVFIALIKTIQVIPQASAAIVERFGRYTRTLNAGLNIVVPFIDTIRNRIDLREQVVPFPPQPVITQDNLVVNIDTVIYYQVTDARAATYEVASYIQAIEQLTVTTLRNIIGGMDLERTLTSREEINAALRGVLDEATGKWGIRVNRVELKAIEPPTSIQDSMEKQMRADRDKRAAILTAEGTRQAAILTAEGEKQSQILRAEGEAKAAALRAEGEAQAVRTVFEAIHAGDPDQKLLSYQYLQMLPKIAEGDANKLWIVPSEIGDALKGLSGAMGNFGPMGGGSGNSGPSANGGGTERREKPQID
- a CDS encoding sporulation protein, which codes for MAFKKLLASLGAGGASVETVLTEDNVVPGGVVQGEVRIQGGSVNQDIEGLSVGLQARVEVESGDEEYKQSIEFTKVRLGGAFELQAGAVHAVPFGLEIPWETPVTMIDGQALRGMHIGVTTELQIARAVDSSDLDPINVHPLPAQQAILDAFVQLGFRFKNADMERGHIRGTRQRLPFYQEIEFFPPSQYRGLHQVELSFVADEHAMDVVLEMDKKPGLFGEGSDTYRSFQVGLHDFHGTDWAAYLNQWLSEVGSRRNWF